A genome region from Geminicoccus roseus DSM 18922 includes the following:
- a CDS encoding MFS transporter: MTDHRRLCLLVNASHFLDHYLLLVLPTAAIAMPVWFGASYAERLGLGFGMTLAFGFGHLPFGFLADRVPRVAILRLFLFASAGAALLVALARSPFELAAAGTLLGAALAIYHTVGTPLVVACMGSSGRHLGVNGVWGNAGVATASLGTAVLMGFGGWRAAFIVPGLLALALGMLSLRLQGPPAAPREPVDPVRSATGAGSRRAFGVLALSALMGGLLFQALTFALPRLLADLAEAGQDGLVGVGMLVAATTLLGALAQFAIGRLAEHLPAGRLFQGLNLVLLAGLALVATGQALAVAAGVAMAMIALFGLFTVEDGMMMAVIPPSWRSRGMGLAYLASFCTAGAALPLVAWSREAGGGGFGLLALLLLGLAAVTFLAGLFLPARLTGPAGILRQDGAQPLTDGAKVAT; the protein is encoded by the coding sequence ATGACCGACCACCGTCGCCTCTGCCTGCTGGTCAACGCTTCCCACTTCCTGGACCATTATCTCCTGCTGGTCCTGCCGACCGCGGCGATCGCCATGCCGGTCTGGTTCGGTGCCAGCTATGCGGAGCGTCTGGGGTTGGGCTTCGGCATGACCCTGGCCTTCGGCTTCGGCCACCTGCCGTTCGGATTCCTGGCGGACCGGGTCCCGCGCGTCGCCATTCTGCGCCTGTTCCTGTTCGCCAGCGCCGGCGCGGCCCTGCTGGTGGCGCTGGCCCGCAGCCCGTTCGAGCTGGCGGCGGCCGGCACCCTGCTTGGCGCTGCGCTCGCCATCTACCACACGGTCGGCACGCCGTTGGTGGTGGCCTGCATGGGCAGCTCCGGCCGCCATCTGGGCGTCAACGGCGTGTGGGGCAATGCCGGCGTGGCGACCGCCTCGCTTGGCACCGCCGTGCTGATGGGCTTTGGCGGCTGGCGGGCGGCCTTCATCGTGCCGGGGCTCCTGGCGCTGGCCCTGGGCATGCTGTCCTTGCGCCTGCAGGGCCCTCCTGCCGCCCCAAGGGAGCCCGTCGATCCGGTTCGCTCCGCAACCGGCGCCGGCAGCCGGCGTGCCTTCGGGGTGCTGGCGCTATCCGCGCTGATGGGCGGCCTGCTGTTCCAGGCGCTCACCTTCGCCCTGCCCAGGCTCCTGGCCGACCTGGCCGAAGCCGGGCAGGACGGCCTGGTGGGCGTCGGCATGCTGGTTGCCGCCACCACTCTTCTGGGGGCGCTGGCGCAGTTCGCCATCGGCCGCCTGGCCGAGCACCTCCCGGCCGGCCGGCTGTTCCAGGGCCTGAACCTGGTCCTGCTCGCAGGCCTGGCCCTGGTCGCCACCGGCCAGGCCCTGGCGGTGGCGGCCGGCGTGGCGATGGCGATGATCGCGCTGTTCGGCCTGTTCACCGTCGAGGACGGCATGATGATGGCGGTGATCCCGCCCTCCTGGCGCTCGCGCGGGATGGGGCTGGCCTACCTGGCCTCGTTCTGCACGGCCGGGGCGGCCCTGCCGCTGGTGGCCTGGAGCCGGGAGGCTGGCGGCGGCGGCTTCGGCCTCCTGGCGCTGCTCCTGCTGGGGCTGGCCGCCGTCACCTTCCTGGCCGGCCTGTTCCTGCCGGCGCGTCTCACCGGCCCGGCCGGGATCCTGCGCCAGGACGGAGCGCAACCGTTGACGGATGGCGCGAAAGTCGCGACCTGA
- the fumC gene encoding class II fumarate hydratase, with protein sequence MSDSQEVRVESDTFGPIEVPAHRHWGAQTQRSLQNFRIGNEHMPAPLVRALGIVKLAAARVNVGLGELDPKIGEAIAKAAEEVVDLRLVDEFPLVVWQTGSGTQSNMNANEVIASRANELTTGKRGGKSPVHPNDHCNRGQSSNDTFPTAMHIAAGEQAMGELIPALEHLHAALAKKAEEFADIIKIGRTHLQDATPMTLGQEFGGYACQIQYGIERVKVALPRVWYLAQGGTAVGTGLNAKKGFAEGFAAEVAKITGLPFVTAPNKFESLASHDAMVELSGALNTLAVSLMKIANDVRLLGSGPRCGLGEISLPENEPGSSIMPGKVNPTQSEALTMVCAQVMGNHVAASIGGSNGHFELNVFKPVIIYNVLQSIRLIADGCRSFTDNCVVGIEPNRERLAKIMNESLMLVTALNPKIGYDNAAKVAKKAHKEGTTLKESALALGLLTEEEFDRLVRPELMLGPSD encoded by the coding sequence ATGAGTGATTCCCAGGAAGTCCGGGTCGAGAGCGACACGTTCGGGCCGATCGAGGTCCCGGCCCACCGCCACTGGGGCGCCCAGACCCAGCGCTCGCTCCAGAACTTCAGGATCGGCAACGAGCACATGCCGGCCCCGCTGGTCCGGGCGCTGGGCATCGTCAAGCTGGCGGCCGCCCGGGTGAATGTCGGCCTGGGCGAGCTCGACCCCAAGATCGGCGAGGCGATCGCCAAGGCTGCCGAGGAGGTGGTCGACCTCCGCCTGGTGGACGAGTTCCCGCTGGTGGTCTGGCAGACCGGGTCGGGCACCCAGTCCAACATGAACGCCAACGAGGTGATCGCCAGCCGCGCCAACGAGCTGACCACCGGCAAGCGCGGCGGCAAGTCGCCGGTCCACCCGAACGACCACTGCAACCGCGGCCAGTCCTCCAACGACACCTTCCCGACCGCCATGCACATCGCCGCCGGCGAGCAGGCGATGGGCGAGCTGATCCCGGCGCTGGAGCACCTGCACGCGGCCCTGGCGAAGAAGGCGGAGGAGTTCGCCGACATCATCAAGATCGGCCGCACCCACCTGCAGGATGCGACCCCGATGACGCTCGGCCAGGAGTTCGGCGGCTATGCCTGCCAGATCCAGTACGGCATCGAGCGGGTCAAGGTGGCCCTGCCGCGCGTCTGGTACCTGGCCCAGGGTGGCACCGCGGTCGGCACCGGGCTGAACGCCAAGAAGGGCTTCGCCGAGGGTTTTGCCGCCGAGGTCGCCAAGATCACCGGCCTGCCGTTCGTGACGGCACCCAACAAGTTCGAATCGCTGGCCTCCCACGACGCCATGGTCGAACTGTCCGGCGCGCTCAACACGCTGGCGGTCTCGCTGATGAAGATCGCCAACGACGTGCGCCTGCTGGGCTCGGGGCCCCGCTGCGGCCTAGGGGAGATCTCCCTGCCCGAGAACGAGCCCGGCAGCTCGATCATGCCCGGCAAGGTCAACCCGACCCAGTCCGAGGCGCTGACCATGGTCTGCGCCCAGGTGATGGGCAACCATGTCGCGGCCAGCATCGGCGGCTCCAACGGCCATTTCGAGCTGAACGTGTTCAAGCCGGTGATCATCTACAACGTGCTGCAGTCGATCCGGCTGATCGCGGACGGCTGCCGCTCCTTCACGGACAATTGCGTGGTCGGGATCGAGCCGAACCGCGAGCGTCTGGCCAAGATCATGAACGAGAGCCTGATGCTGGTGACGGCGCTGAACCCCAAGATCGGCTACGACAACGCCGCCAAGGTCGCCAAGAAGGCGCACAAGGAGGGGACCACCCTCAAGGAGTCGGCGCTGGCGCTCGGGCTTCTGACGGAGGAGGAGTTCGATCGGCTGGTCCGTCCGGAGCTGATGCTGGGTCCGTCGGACTGA